The genomic region TGTGCTGCCATGGCACTGCACAGAGTACTGAGAATGGAGAAACCGAAACAGACACCTGCACAGACAGTCACCTCAGTGCCTCCACAGCTTTCTAATGGACTTTCTCTCAGCCTTTCAAAATTTTAGTACTGCATGTCCAAGTAATGTTACTTGGTTCATGAGAGGCTTTAGGTAAACATGTGACACACCCGACCACACCTGTAGCTCACATACCTGGACCGGTCTACTGTCAGAGAGGACAATTCTTTTAAATCACATGATCCAAAGGAAACCGAAAGAAACTAAAAACAGTAAAAGCTGCGtggcctcaaacaaaacacacaaatgcacaagaAGATAACACCAAACAGGCATCAACAGCTACTGGACACCATCAGGTATACCAACCACGTCTttccatttcattcatttaggAACATAAGCTCATGATTAATAACTGATTTAATTTGTCTTCAACAGACCGTGGATCAAAAGTCACATAATTTGTGACAGTAATAAAAATGAGCTTGGATTGCAATATAAATAGCTTAATTTCTCAATTTCAGATGTATTACTGGAGGTAAACATCACCACTTCTTTTCACAGGCGCAGCAAATaaggtaagattttttttatttatttatttttatttttttggtgatACCGACTAATGTGATTGTAAAATTTGCTTTTGAAGTAAAAAGTTTTCACAATTAAGGAACTGTTAAATTTGTTATACCTGCAGTATATAATTTTCTGCTGTGTTTAAACCACTACTTaatttcgtgtgtgtgtgtgtgtgtgtgtgtgtgtgcgtgcgtgcgtgcgtgcgtgcgtgcgcgcaTTATGGTGTACATgttaatattaaataatattaCCACTACATAAAAGAATCTATCTTTAATATCTTTATCTTTCTttctaaaatattttgaaatattaagtCTCAAATATTCTGTTAACATTTGTTTTGGTTGACATGAATAATGTGGTTCATATATTGATAAGTGTTTCTTATTTACATGTTGCCTTAATATCTAATTGTAGCAACGATGGATTGGCTGCAAAGGTGGTTCACATCTTCCCCcagtaagatattttttttaaaacttaaaaagatAATGACAGTAAATGACACATTCTTAATTTATGTGAAGTTTTCTCCCCCTAAAATGTAACTTATATCTTACATCAACTTGTGCACTTCAGCTTCTCCTGAGCCATGGAGGAACATACCATGGGGGTGAGTAATGTGTTTAATAGTTTTGGTGCCTCTGGTGTTTAATGGCTTTTCATCAGCTAACTATCTTTAAAACCAAAATGGTACAACTGCACATAGTCATGCGTTAAGCCTGCCTGttatgttttactttttgttgTCAGCCTGAGAGACACGATAGTTTGATTTCAAGGGTGTCTGTGACAGTAAAGCACACCATATGTAAAACTGATTTAAACAAGTAAATCTAACATTTAACCTTTTCTTTATTAAACagccacaaaaacacagacctgCAGTATGTGAATGATTATAAGCCTTGTAACAGTGAGGTCCAACAGCTCAGAATTCTGTTTCATGGACCCTCTGGTTCTGGCAAGTCCAGCTTCATCAACTCTGCTGACAGTGTTTTACAAGGCAGAGTCACTGGTCGGGCTTTGGCAGATGCAATGGCAGACAGCTTCACCCAAACAGTATGAACCACTTTTGAACGTGAAACTTCACCAAATTAGCTTGTAACTCTTTTACCTAatattcaaattttttacatGTACCTGCTATGATAATTGAACCACACAGATCAGGCGAGCAGCAGTGTTGCAACTAGTTGTGATGAAACTGATGAGCAAGACACAAACTGCTATATGGCCATCACTCAATAGGTGGCACTGTTGTCCTTATAACTGCACTTTTCTGTTTTACAGTACAAAAGTTACAAAATCCAAAAAGGAGGACCAGAGACATTTTACCCTTTTGTCTTCACTGACATCATGGGCCTTGATAGGGAAACCAATAGAGGAGTTTCTGTGGGAGACATCAAACTGGCCGTGATGGGACACATTAAAGACGgatacactgtaaaatatacTGAATTCATTAAACTCTGTTGGATATATTTCAGTAAATCAATCCAGCTTTGAgattatattttcatttaaagtcATTAAAGAAACTAGCTACATGCAAAACTCTCTCTAAAATATCCAAGAATAATCCAGACTACAACAAAGACCCCGCTCTGAAGGACCAAGTTCATGTTCTGGTTTGTGTCATCTCGGCCGAGACATTGAACATCCTGAGTGATGAACATGTGAAAAAGATGAGGGATGTCAGACTGGCAGCCAGAGACATGGGTAAGAGTTATAGGGTTAGTTACTGGGTTTTGTAAGTTTCCTCTAATAACCTGACAAACATTAACTTAACTGACTCAGATTCTGCTCTGTATCGGCAGGAATTCCTGAAGTGGCCATTCTCACCCAAATTGACAAAGCCTGTCCAGAGGtcaaaaaagacataaagaaTGTGTATAAG from Epinephelus lanceolatus isolate andai-2023 chromosome 18, ASM4190304v1, whole genome shotgun sequence harbors:
- the LOC117268693 gene encoding interferon-induced protein 44-like isoform X2, which encodes MDWLQRWFTSSPTSPEPWRNIPWGHKNTDLQYVNDYKPCNSEVQQLRILFHGPSGSGKSSFINSADSVLQGRVTGRALADAMADSFTQTYKSYKIQKGGPETFYPFVFTDIMGLDRETNRGVSVGDIKLAVMGHIKDGYTNNPDYNKDPALKDQVHVLVCVISAETLNILSDEHVKKMRDVRLAARDMGIPEVAILTQIDKACPEVKKDIKNVYKSKYLKKQHVGTLFSLWTTSFYAPVRWRDLVWRWVFQSTASFL
- the LOC117268693 gene encoding interferon-induced protein 44-like isoform X1, giving the protein MDWLQRWFTSSPTSPEPWRNIPWGHKNTDLQYVNDYKPCNSEVQQLRILFHGPSGSGKSSFINSADSVLQGRVTGRALADAMADSFTQTYKSYKIQKGGPETFYPFVFTDIMGLDRETNRGVSVGDIKLAVMGHIKDGYTNNPDYNKDPALKDQVHVLVCVISAETLNILSDEHVKKMRDVRLAARDMGIPEVAILTQIDKACPEVKKDIKNVYKSKYLKKQMERFSVALGIPEYCIFPVKNYHSEIDTDDDTDALILSALRQIINFGEDFVNSTEKQDGRTVGLSCRFF